From the genome of Staphylococcus haemolyticus, one region includes:
- the thiI gene encoding tRNA uracil 4-sulfurtransferase ThiI gives MEFDHLLVRYGELTLKGTNRKKFVNALKDNVIKSLQTIEGTHVKGKRDRMYISLTEEADAQEVINRLTKIFGIKSISPVHKTSQELDEIKKLCVDLAQDFKPGETFKIDVKRVDKSFPMDTYALQRELGGAILQATEDISVDVKQPDYNVRVEVRMDGVYVFTQIYEGAGGLPVGTGGKTLLMLSGGIDSPVAGMEIMKRGVYIEAIHFHSPPFTSEKAKDKVIELTRILSERVGPIKLHIVPFTELQKQINKVVHPRYTMTSTRRMMLRVADIVLEKVGANAIVNGENLGQVASQTLKSMYAINDVTSTPILRPLVSLDKEDIVKKAREIGTFDVSIQPYEDCCTIFTPKNPVTEPDFDKVIKYESVFNFDEMVQRAADNIEILTINKDYKSEKDQNTDALIDELF, from the coding sequence ATGGAGTTTGATCATTTATTAGTTAGATATGGTGAACTAACTTTAAAAGGAACAAATCGGAAAAAGTTTGTAAATGCTTTGAAAGATAACGTCATTAAGTCTTTACAAACTATAGAAGGAACGCATGTTAAAGGCAAGAGAGATAGAATGTATATCTCATTAACTGAAGAAGCAGATGCACAGGAGGTAATCAATCGTTTAACTAAAATATTTGGTATTAAATCTATTAGTCCTGTTCATAAAACCTCTCAAGAATTAGATGAAATAAAAAAATTATGTGTTGATTTAGCTCAAGATTTTAAACCGGGAGAGACATTCAAAATTGATGTTAAACGTGTAGATAAGTCATTTCCAATGGACACATATGCTTTACAACGTGAACTTGGAGGTGCGATTTTACAAGCAACTGAAGATATATCGGTTGATGTGAAACAACCCGATTATAACGTAAGAGTTGAAGTAAGAATGGATGGTGTGTATGTATTCACACAAATTTATGAAGGTGCTGGTGGTTTACCAGTTGGCACTGGCGGTAAAACACTCTTAATGTTGTCAGGAGGCATAGACTCTCCAGTAGCTGGGATGGAAATTATGAAACGTGGTGTTTATATAGAAGCGATTCATTTCCATAGTCCACCTTTTACTAGTGAAAAAGCTAAAGACAAAGTGATTGAACTTACACGTATCCTCTCTGAAAGAGTGGGACCAATAAAATTGCATATAGTGCCATTTACAGAATTACAAAAACAAATAAATAAAGTAGTTCATCCTAGATACACAATGACATCTACGCGTCGCATGATGTTACGTGTAGCGGATATTGTATTAGAAAAAGTTGGGGCTAATGCGATTGTTAACGGTGAAAATTTAGGACAAGTGGCAAGTCAAACATTAAAGAGTATGTACGCAATTAATGATGTGACTTCTACTCCGATTTTAAGACCACTTGTTTCGCTTGATAAGGAAGATATTGTCAAGAAAGCACGAGAGATTGGTACATTTGATGTTTCGATTCAACCTTATGAAGACTGTTGTACTATTTTCACTCCTAAAAATCCTGTAACTGAACCAGATTTTGATAAAGTAATTAAATATGAAAGTGTATTTAACTTCGATGAAATGGTTCAACGTGCAGCAGATAATATTGAAATATTAACTATTAATAAAGATTATAAGAGCGAAAAAGACCAAAACACTGATGCATTAATTGATGAGTTATTCTAA
- a CDS encoding sulfite exporter TauE/SafE family protein, which produces MEITLNIILIIIAFGFLAAFIDAVVGGGGLISTPALLAIGMPPSLALGTNKLASSFGSLTSAIKFIRSGKVDLNIVLKLFPFVFIFAAGGASLATMLPAQILKPLIIIILSLVLIYTIMKKDWGNVRTFSKLTIGKAVIFVSLMLIIGFYDGFLGGGTGSFMLFVLLMFGFDFLSAAGNAKVLNFASNLGALVLFIILGQVDFVYGLIMAVSMIIGSYVGAQFAISKGVGYVKILFIIVTAVLILKNTYDYILQLLQH; this is translated from the coding sequence ATGGAGATAACGCTAAATATTATATTAATTATTATAGCATTTGGATTTTTAGCTGCTTTTATCGATGCAGTAGTAGGTGGTGGGGGCCTAATTTCAACACCAGCTTTATTAGCTATAGGAATGCCACCTTCATTGGCGCTTGGTACTAACAAATTAGCCAGTTCATTTGGATCGCTTACAAGTGCAATTAAGTTTATACGTTCAGGCAAAGTAGATTTAAATATTGTACTTAAGTTATTTCCATTTGTGTTTATATTTGCAGCAGGCGGTGCTAGTTTAGCTACTATGTTGCCTGCACAAATTTTAAAGCCTTTAATTATCATTATATTGAGCCTTGTACTGATATATACAATTATGAAAAAAGATTGGGGAAATGTGCGCACATTTTCTAAGCTAACAATTGGTAAAGCTGTCATTTTTGTATCTTTAATGTTAATAATTGGCTTTTATGATGGTTTCTTAGGTGGAGGCACTGGCTCTTTTATGTTATTTGTTTTGCTTATGTTTGGATTTGATTTTTTGAGTGCAGCAGGTAATGCGAAAGTCTTAAATTTTGCTTCTAATTTAGGTGCATTAGTTCTTTTTATTATCTTAGGCCAGGTTGATTTTGTGTATGGCTTAATTATGGCTGTAAGTATGATTATAGGTTCATATGTAGGTGCACAATTTGCCATAAGCAAAGGTGTTGGTTATGTAAAGATACTTTTTATTATCGTTACAGCAGTTCTAATTTTGAAAAACACATATGACTACATTTTACAACTGCTTCAACATTAG